Proteins from a genomic interval of Phlebotomus papatasi isolate M1 chromosome 3, Ppap_2.1, whole genome shotgun sequence:
- the LOC129805979 gene encoding zinc finger protein 236-like, whose product MEEWSVCRLCLQSRDEPLKYISGTLHNTLPYRSIYFTVTGIALTDYKSFPTQICRICEENMISAYSFRQQCLETEEKLKELNSINEEVPPDMDAMSEEKSNRDPFEDINNEDNQQEEKEKKILCKRCKIVFKGLENFKMHKCKKEREIKPFQPKSVTKECPICGKMLKSSHFTSHMDFHNGIKRYSCQYCTEKFYWWTARRTHIYKEHLKRKVCKCPHCPREFYIAGQMNVHIQQKHSTKLNFQCELCGKAFKIKYNLKCHMKTHMDGGQCKVCGLTCSTLLALKNHTALHNKPVKYNCPICSKSLITFSLLQNHFKFRHPKQKHLLPPHPYTRPRIESN is encoded by the coding sequence ATGGAGGAATGGTCAGTGTGTCGATTGTGCCTCCAATCCCGAGATGAACCCCTCAAATACATCTCCGGAACACTGCACAATACCCTCCCGTACCGCAGTATCTACTTCACTGTAACTGGAATTGCATTGACGGATTACAAGTCATTCCCAACACAAATTTGCCGAATTTGCGAAGAAAATATGATCAGTGCCTATTCCTTCAGGCAACAGTGCCTAGAGACAGAGGAAAAACTGAAGGAGTTAAATTCGATCAATGAAGAAGTTCCTCCAGACATGGACGCCATGTCCGAAGAGAAGTCCAACAGAGATCCATTTGAAGATATAAATAATGAGGACAACCAGCAAGAGGAGAAGGAAAAGAAAATCCTCTGCAAGAGGTGTAAGATTGTCTTTAAaggcctggaaaatttcaagatgcACAAATGCAAGAAGGAGCGCGAAATAAAGCCCTTTCAGCCAAAGAGTGTGACCAAGGAGTGCCCTATTTGTGGCAAAATGCTCAAATCAAGTCACTTTACATCTCATATGGACTTCCACAATGGCATCAAGAGGTACAGCTGCCAGTACTGCACTGAGAAGTTTTATTGGTGGACAGCACGCAGGACGCACATCTACAAGGAGCATCTCAAACGGAAGGTCTGCAAGTGTCCCCACTGCCCCAGAGAATTCTATATTGCCGGTCAGATGAATGTCCACATACAGCAGAAGCACTCGACAAAACTCAACTTCCAATGCGAACTCTGTGGGAAAGCCTTCAAGATCAAGTACAATCTCAAGTGCCACATGAAGACTCACATGGATGGAGGGCAGTGCAAGGTTTGCGGATTGACGTGCAGTACTCTCCTGGCACTGAAGAACCACACAGCCCTGCACAACAAACCTGTCAAATACAATTGTCCAATTTGTTCTAAAAGCCTCATCACATTCAGTCTCCTCCAGAATCACTTCAAGTTCAGACATCCCAAACAGAAGCACCTACTACCCCCGCATCCGTATACCAGGCCTAGGATCGAATCAAACTAA
- the LOC129806005 gene encoding histone H2B: MAPKTSGKAAKKAGKAQKNISKTDKKKKRKRKESYAIYIYKVLKQVHPDTGISSKAMSIMNSFVNDIFERIAAEASRLAHYNKRSTITSREIQTAVRLLLPGELAKHAVSEGTKAVTKYTSSK; encoded by the coding sequence ATGGCTCCGAAAACTAGTGGAAAGGCTGCCAAGAAGGCTGGAAAGGCCCAGAAGAACATCTCGAAGACGGACAAGAAGAAGAAGCGCAAGCGTAAGGAGAGCTATGCCATCTACATCTACAAAGTGCTGAAGCAGGTCCATCCTGACACTGGCATCAGCAGCAAAGCCATGAGCATCATGAACAGCTTCGTGAATGACATCTTCGAGCGCATTGCTGCAGAGGCTTCTCGTCTGGCCCATTACAACAAGCGCTCCACCATCACGAGTCGCGAGATCCAAACTGCTGTGCGTCTCCTGCTGCCCGGAGAATTGGCCAAGCACGCCGTGAGTGAAGGCACCAAAGCCGTCACCAAGTACACCAGCTCCAAGTAA
- the LOC129806000 gene encoding histone H2A, with amino-acid sequence MSGRGKGGKVKGKAKTRSNRAGLQFPVGRIHRLLRKGNYAERVGAGAPVYLAAVMEYLAAEVLELAGNAARDNKKTRIIPRHLQLAIRNDEELNKLLSGVTIAQGGVLPNIQAVLLPKKTEKKT; translated from the coding sequence atgtCTGGACGCGGAAAGGGAGGAAAAGTGAAGGGAAAGGCGAAGACTCGCTCCAATCGTGCTGGGCTCCAATTCCCCGTGGGACGTATCCATCGTCTCCTGCGCAAGGGAAATTACGCTGAGAGAGTCGGTGCTGGAGCTCCGGTTTACTTGGCTGCCGTCATGGAATATCTGGCTGCTGAAGTTCTTGAGTTGGCCGGCAATGCTGCCCGTGACAACAAGAAGACCAGGATCATTCCACGTCATCTTCAGTTGGCCATCCGCAATGACGAGGAATTGAACAAATTGCTGTCCGGAGTCACAATTGCCCAAGGCGGTGTTCTGCCCAACATCCAGGCAGTTCTCCTGCCCAAGAAGACCGAGAAGAAGACATAA
- the LOC129805984 gene encoding histone H1-II-like: MAEETSVEVAPAVSPSGKKAKAPKSAAAKKPRVKPTHPKTSEMVNKAIKDLKERGGSSLQAIKKFVAANYKVDAEKLAPFIRRYLKSAVTSGALVQTKGKGASGSFKLPGSAKGEKAVAKKPRVKKASGEKKVKKAASPKKKASTAAKKAVAAKKPSGEKKKAAAPKKAAVKKSAPKQKSTKASSKSAGTKPKVPKPKKTGSPKKAAPKKTAAKKK, from the coding sequence ATGGCAGAAGAGACATCCGTGGAAGTAGCCCCAGCAGTCTCCCCATCCGGGAAGAAGGCTAAAGCCCCCAAAAGTGCCGCCGCCAAGAAGCCTCGAGTGAAGCCAACGCACCCAAAGACTTCTGAAATGGTCAACAAAGCCATTAAAGATCTGAAGGAGCGTGGTGGATCATCCCTGCAGGCCATCAAGAAGTTTGTGGCAGCCAATTACAAGGTTGATGCTGAGAAATTGGCCCCATTCATCAGACGCTACCTGAAATCCGCCGTGACAAGTGGAGCTCTGGTTCAGACGAAAGGAAAGGGAGCCTCTGGCTCATTCAAATTGCCTGGATCTGCAAAAGGCGAGAAGGCAGTGGCAAAGAAGCCCCGTGTAAAGAAAGCTTCTGGAGAGAAGAAAGTGAAGAAGGCTGCATCGCCCAAGAAGAAGGCATCTACTGCAGCCAAGAAGGCAGTCGCAGCGAAGAAGCCAAGTGGTGAGAAGAAGAAGGCAGCTGCACCAAAGAAAGCTGCAGTGAAGAAATCTGCTCCCAAGCAAAAGTCCACAAAGGCATCTTCAAAGTCGGCAGGAACAAAGCCAAAAGTCCCCAAGCCGAAGAAGACTGGATCACCGAAGAAAGCTGCACCAAAGAAGACAGCAGCCAAGAAGAAGTAA
- the LOC129805998 gene encoding histone H2A, with protein MSGRGKGGKVKGKAKTRSNRAGLQFPVGRIHRLLRKGNYAERVGAGAPVYLAAVMEYLAAEVLELAGNAARDNKKTRIIPRHLQLAIRNDEELNKLLSGVTIAQGGVLPNIQAVLLPKKTEKKT; from the coding sequence ATGTCTGGACGCGGAAAGGGAGGAAAAGTGAAGGGAAAGGCGAAGACTCGCTCCAATCGTGCTGGGCTCCAATTCCCCGTGGGACGTATCCATCGTCTCCTGCGCAAGGGAAATTACGCTGAGAGAGTCGGTGCTGGAGCTCCGGTTTACTTGGCTGCCGTCATGGAATATCTGGCTGCTGAAGTTCTTGAGTTGGCCGGCAATGCTGCCCGTGACAACAAGAAGACCAGGATCATTCCACGTCATCTTCAGTTGGCCATCCGCAATGACGAGGAATTGAACAAATTGCTGTCCGGAGTCACAATTGCCCAAGGCGGTGTTCTGCCCAACATCCAGGCAGTTCTCCTGCCCAAGAAGACCGAGAAGAAGACATAA
- the LOC129805987 gene encoding histone H1-II-like, with protein MAEETSVEVAPAVSPSGKKAKAPKSAAAKKPRVKPTHPKTSEMVNKAIKDLKERGGSSLQAIKKFVAANYKVDAEKLAPFIRRYLKSAVTSGALVQTKGKGASGSFKLPGSAKGEKAVAKKLRVKKASGEKKVKKAASPKKKASTAAKKAVAAKKPSGEKKKAASPKKAAVKKSAPKQKSTKASSKSAGTKPKVPKPKKTGSPKKAAPKKTAAKKK; from the coding sequence ATGGCAGAAGAGACATCCGTGGAAGTAGCCCCAGCAGTCTCCCCATCCGGGAAGAAGGCTAAAGCCCCCAAAAGTGCCGCCGCCAAGAAGCCTCGAGTGAAGCCAACGCACCCAAAGACTTCTGAAATGGTCAACAAAGCCATTAAAGATCTGAAGGAGCGTGGTGGATCATCCCTGCAGGCCATCAAGAAGTTTGTGGCAGCCAATTACAAGGTTGATGCTGAGAAATTGGCCCCATTCATCAGACGCTACCTGAAATCCGCCGTGACAAGTGGAGCTCTGGTTCAGACGAAAGGAAAGGGAGCCTCTGGCTCATTCAAATTGCCTGGATCTGCAAAAGGCGAGAAGGCAGTGGCAAAGAAGCTCCGTGTGAAGAAAGCTTCTGGAGAGAAGAAAGTGAAGAAGGCTGCATCGCCCAAGAAGAAGGCATCTACTGCAGCCAAGAAGGCAGTCGCAGCGAAGAAGCCAAGTGGTGAGAAGAAGAAGGCAGCTTCACCAAAGAAAGCTGCAGTGAAGAAATCTGCTCCCAAGCAAAAGTCCACAAAGGCATCTTCAAAGTCGGCAGGAACAAAGCCAAAAGTCCCCAAGCCGAAGAAGACTGGATCACCGAAGAAAGCTGCACCAAAGAAGACAGCAGCCAAGAAGAAGTAA
- the LOC129806011 gene encoding histone H4 — protein sequence MSGRGKGGKGLGKGGAKRHRKVLRDNIQGITKPAIRRLARRGGVKRISGLIYEETRGVLKVFLENVIRDAVTYTEHAKRKTVTAMDVVYALKRQGRTLYGFGG from the coding sequence ATGTCTGGTCGTGGTAAGGGCGGCAAGGGTTTGGGTAAGGGGGGCGCCAAGCGCCACCGCAAGGTGTTGCGTGACAACATCCAGGGCATCACCAAGCCGGCCATCCGGCGTCTGGCTCGTCGTGGCGGCGTGAAGCGTATCTCTGGATTGATCTACGAGGAGACCCGTGGTGTCCTCAAAGTCTTCTTGGAGAACGTGATCCGTGACGCCGTGACTTACACTGAACACGCCAAGAGGAAGACAGTCACTGCCATGGACGTTGTCTACGCCCTCAAGCGCCAAGGTCGCACTTTGTACGGTTTTGGTGGTTAA
- the LOC129806008 gene encoding histone H2B, which yields MAPKTSGKAAKKAGKAQKNISKTDKKKKRKRKESYAIYIYKVLKQVHPDTGISSKAMSIMNSFVNDIFERIAAEASRLAHYNKRSTITSREIQTAVRLLLPGELAKHAVSEGTKAVTKYTSSK from the coding sequence ATGGCTCCGAAGACTAGTGGAAAGGCTGCCAAGAAGGCTGGAAAGGCCCAGAAGAACATCTCGAAGACGGACAAGAAGAAGAAGCGCAAGCGTAAGGAGAGCTATGCCATCTACATCTACAAAGTGCTGAAGCAGGTCCATCCTGACACTGGCATCAGCAGCAAAGCCATGAGCATCATGAACAGCTTCGTGAATGACATCTTCGAGCGCATTGCTGCAGAGGCTTCTCGTCTGGCCCATTACAATAAGCGCTCCACCATCACGAGTCGCGAGATCCAAACTGCTGTGCGTCTCCTGCTGCCCGGAGAATTGGCCAAGCACGCCGTGAGTGAAGGCACCAAAGCCGTCACCAAGTACACCAGCTCCAAGTAA
- the LOC129805992 gene encoding histone H3 — protein sequence MARTKQTARKSTGGKAPRKQLATKAARKSAPATGGVKKPHRYRPGTVALREIRRYQKSTELLIRKLPFQRLVREIAQDFKTDLRFQSSAVMALQEASEAYLVGLFEDTNLCAIHAKRVTIMPKDIQLARRIRGERA from the coding sequence ATGGCCCGTACGAAGCAGACTGCCCGTAAGTCAACCGGAGGAAAGGCTCCTCGCAAGCAGCTGGCCACCAAGGCTGCTCGCAAGAGTGCCCCAGCAACTGGCGGAGTCAAGAAGCCCCATCGCTACCGCCCAGGAACAGTGGCTCTCCGTGAGATCCGTCGCTACCAGAAGAGCACAGAATTGCTCATCCGCAAGCTGCCCTTCCAGCGTCTTGTGCGTGAGATCGCTCAGGATTTCAAGACCGATCTGAGGTTCCAGAGCTCCGCCGTGATGGCTCTCCAGGAGGCCAGTGAGGCTTACCTCGTGGGCTTGTTTGAGGACACCAATCTGTGCGCCATCCATGCCAAGCGTGTCACAATCATGCCCAAGGACATTCAGCTGGCTCGTCGTATTCGTGGAGAACGTGCTTAA